Genomic DNA from Paucilactobacillus hokkaidonensis JCM 18461:
GAAAAGCGAAGTGCATATGCAGATGCTGTTAAAAATAGTGCAGACGTGGAAACACAACAAACTGCTTTCTCAGCAATGATGGACGCTTTGAGTGAAGACTCAGTGAGTGAAATTACAAAACAAGTTAATTCCAAGGCTGCTGAAATGTTTTCAGCACGTCAAAACGATAGCAAAATCACGAACGAAGAAGTTGAATTCTTCAATGCAATCACTACTGATGTAGGCACTAAGGAACCCAAATTATTACCACAAACAGTTATCACAGAAGTATTTGATGATATGGTTCAAGAACATCCAGTATTAGGATTGATTGGACTACAAAATCAAGGTATTAGTTTGAAAGTTATTCAATCTGATGCCAAGGGTGCAATTGTTTGGGGTAAGATTTTCGGTGATATTCAGGGACAGCTTGACGCAACATTCAACATTACCGAAGCAGACCAAAGTAAGGCCACTGCATTTGTTGCATTACCTAAAGATATTGAAGATTTCGGGCCTGCATGGATTAAACAATATGTAGTTACGCAAATTACGGAAGCTTTTGCAGCTGGTGCTGAATCGGCATTCATCGTTGGTGATGGTAACAACAAGCCAATCGGTTTAAATCGTCAAGTTCAGAAAGACGTAACAGTAACAGGTGGTGTATATCCAGAAAAGACATCAGCGGGGACACTGACTTTTGCTAACACCAAGACCGCTGCTAAAGAACTGGCCGGACTAATCAAACAGTTATCAACTAAGGAAGATGGACATCCGGTTGTTGCTAAAGGCAAGACCGTATTGTTGATGGCTCCGGGTGATTCTTTAGACGTAGAAGCACAGTTTATGGTGCAAAACTTGGCAGGCCAATTTGTGACAGCAATGCCGTTTGGACTTACAACTGCTGAATCTGAATTTGTTCCTGAAGGCAAGGTTATCGCATTCGTTCAAGGGCGTTACAATGCTTATCAAGCTGGATCATTGAGCATTCAATCGTTTGACCAGACTTTGGCAATGGAAGATATGGATTTATACGTTGCTAAACAGTTCTTCTTTGGTAAAGCTAAAGATAATAATGCTGCTGTAGTTTATGATTTGGCACTTGCAACTCCCGGAACAACCACTAATGAACCAACAACCGGTGGCGAAGAAGGAACTGCAAAAGCCTAGTAATTAAAATTTGGAGGTAATTGATTTATGTATACAGTGATTCGTAAGTTTAAAGATGGCAACCCTAAGGCAGAAGGACATATCTATGAAGTTGGGGATGAATACCCATTTCAAAAATATGCTGGAGCAACTACCAAGGCACGTATTGCTGAACTAACAAAAGAAGAAGGGCCTAATGATAGTTTTGATGGGCCTGTTATTTTGGAAGTGGATTTAGACGAAAAAGAAAAGTAGTAGGTGATTAAATGGCTGATCAAGCACTCAAAAATGCTGATCTTGTTCAGCAATTAAAAACGAAGTTACGTATTTTTCATAATGTCGATGATCAACGATTGGACAGGATGATTGAAGTTTCTAAGCAAGTAATTGCGCGTGATACAGGGTATGAAGAAATAGACGACCCTAAATTCATTGAGTTAGTTTTAGAACGATGTCGCTATGACTACAACGACTCGTTAGAATTCTTCAATGCTAATTTTCAATCAAATTTGTTGAGCCTTTCATTAGATGGTTATGTTCCTAGTGAGGAAGGTGAGACTGATGGCGATTAGACCACAATTTGAATATGAGCCACCAAAGATTAAGACCAGGGATATTAATACTCCGGTCTATTTTTATACTCAAAATTCAACGGGACCAGAGCCGGGTACTGATAAGGGTGATCAACTCTTTTGGTGCTTAGCCGAAGTTTACGATCCGAGTTCTAAGGATTTAGCCATCCTAGATTCTCACAGTGTTAATGAGGGTGTCACAATTAACATTCCTGATCCACTAGGTGAGTACTTACCATCTACGAACCACTTGGTTGAAATTGATGATTACCGATATCAAGGACAAGATGGTAAGTCAAAAACTTGGAACATTGTTGAGGTTAGCCATGACTTTCACGATAGTCGGTTCATCAAGATCATATTGGGGCGTGATGGCTCATGAGTGTAAATATTCGCGGTATGGACGAAGTCTTGGCGAAGATGGAAAGTAAACTAGGTTCTAGAGCTGTCGCTAAATACAGTAACGAAGCATTAAACATTGCAGGTAGATATATGGCTGCTAATTTAAAGTCAGCAGTCGGATCATATCGTGACACTGGAGCAACTGTTAATGAAGTTACTGTCGGTAAGGCTCGTTTGAAAGGTGGAGTTCGTACAATTAAAGTCGGTTGGGACGGCGGTGGATCCAAACAGCGTTATAGGTTAGTACATCTTAACGAGTTTGGATACACACGCTTTGGAAGAACTTACGGTCCACGAGGTATGGGTAAAGTTCAAAATGCTTACGATAGCTCCAGAGAGCCAATGAAAGCATTAGAAAAACACGAATTGGAGAAACTATTATGATTCAAGACATGTTAACTAGCATCTATACCGAACTAACTAGTGATTCTGTTATCCGTAAATATGTGGGTGATCGAATTCGTTACTATGACTACCCTGAAAACGAGGACACTAATCAAACTAAGATGATCATCAATCCGTTGCGACCACCACAAGATCAAATCGGTGGTAGTGACAGGGATTAACAACCAATTTCATCTTCCAAATCGATGTGCAATCAACAGACAGAAAAATATGCAAACAAGTTCAGGCAGCCGTCAAACAACAGATGGCTGCCTTACGTTTTGCTCAATTAACAGATGGATTAGATGAATATTTTCCAGATACCAAGTTATTTGTTGACGCCAGACGTTATGAAGGCAATACAAATTTATACGACACTAATTATTAATAGAAAAGAGGAGCTCATATGTTAGTAGGATTTAAACGATTAACAACACAAATTTTTGACGATAATGGAAAGCCAAAAGGTGATCCAATTGTTATTGAAGGTAAACAAAATAAAGGTGCCACAACTAAGGCGGATATTTCAGGACTATCAAAGGATCCAACTAAGGTAGCCGGTTCTGATATTACCTATTACATCTCACGCACAGGGGTTGGGGATGTTAAAGCTGATCTTGGATTGTTAGATGTTCCAGAAGATGAAGTTGATCTATTGCTAGGTTGGTTAGCTTCTGAGAGTGGAATATCTTATTTGGGAGAAACTACAGAAGCACCATATGCATCTATGTTGCTTGAATCATCTGACGGACACGGCAACGTTGCGTTACTAGGGTTCTTCCGCGGAACATTCTCACGTGACAAGGTTTCAATGGAATCATTGGATCCATCAGAAACATTTAAGCCTGAAGCTGATGACTGGTCATATTCAGCAATGGCATCTGATGCAGATGATGAAACTAAAGGCCAATACATTGGTAAATATGCTGGCTCTGACGCAGAAACCATTTCTAAGTTACGAAGCCAAGTATTGCGTACTTCTGACACAGCAGAAGTACCAACGCCACCAAAAGCTTAATTGATGATAGGAAACCAACGGGATTATGACTTAGTTCATGACCCCGTTTTTTTGTAAGGAGAGAAAAAAATATGTCAAAACCTGTAAAAATTGATTTGATGATCAACGGAGAATTAAAACATTTTGAAGATGATTTTGTGCCATTTTCTAAGCATATTGAAATGTTGGAAATGAATGAAAAAGTTTCTGAAGGCGAAACTAGTCAAGTAGATTGGTTCAAACAAAAAGCTGCATTTGTCGCTAGTTTATTTCGCGATCCAGAAGTTACAGGAAAGTCGGTAATTAACGGACTAAGTGCTGCCACTGCAGACGATGACATGGAAACCGTAATTGCTGAAATGCTAGGTATAGACCCAAACGAAGTAGCGGAGATACCGACAGCGTAGTCTCCGCAAAAGAAGCGTTAGATGGTGCGTACACGATGATCAAATCTGTGCTCCAAGCATTCCCTGGTTTTACGATTAATGATGTTTTGAACACGGACTATGGGAAACTGATTGGTACTATTGAAGCTAAAGGGCCAAAAGAACAGAAAAAAGAAGATGAAACCATGGATCTATTCGACTTTGTTAAGTCTATCTAATGGTTCAAATATTGAATGAGAGGAGGAAATGTTATGGCGGAACCATTAGGACAAATGGTCATTGAATTAGGACTTGATAGTTCAGCGTTTGGTAAAGGACTAACTGGGGCTAAACAGCAAGTTAAATATGCGATGGCTGAAATGAAGTCGGGTATGTCTGTAATGTCTGCTAGTGGTCGTCAGTTGGACGTATTACAACAAAAGCAACGTGGTTTGACTAATGTTATGACCGCACAAGAACGTGTTGTTAGGAGCCTAAAACAGTCCTATGACAATTCGTTTGTTAATGGGAAAGCAACTACTCAAACTGGTAAGCTAGCTACACAGTTACAAAATGCGACTAGTAAACTAGCTTCATTCAAAACTCAACTTGCTAATAATGCTGGAGCAATGGCAAAAATGCGAGTTGAAACAACTGGCTGGACTGGGGCACTTAATAAAATCGGTCAAGGAGCCACTAGCGTTGGTACTAAAATGTCAGCAATGGGTTCAGCGGTTAACAGAGTGTCTGGTCCAGTTGCTCTTGGATTAGGACTAGCCGCCAAGGCTGCTGTTGATTTTGATTCACAAATATCAGCAATGGGTCCGCTGCTAACAAATGGTGGTGCTGTAACTGCTAAGTTCAAGGCACAACTAGACCAGTTAAGTGATAGCTCCAAAAAGTGGTCGACCCAGTATGGTATCTCAACAACTGATATTAACGATGCCATGTCAGAAATGATTAAACGTGGATTTTCAACTAAACAAGTTATGGGTTCAATGCCAGCTGTTTTAGATGCTTCTAAAGCTTCTGGTGAAAGCCTAGGAACAGTTATGCAAGCTACAGCTTCTATTGTTGAACAATTTGGTTTAAAGACTAATTCTGTTAAAGGAACCATGAAGAATACTCAAATGGTTACTGATTCACTAACCTATGCAGCTAATGCAACCGCTGCTGGATTTGGTGATATGTCAGAGGCTATGAGCTACGTTGGACCGGTTGCCAAAGGTCTTGGCCTAAGTGTTCAAGAAACAGCTGCTGCTATTGGTATCTTAAGTAACCGTGGTATTGAGGGACAAAAAGCAGGTACTAACTTGCGAGGGATGTTAACTTCGTTGGTTAAGCCTACTAAACAAAATACTGCTGCGTTCAAATCTATGGGTATGAGTGCTAAAGATCTGAACGAGGATTCACATAATTTACCTAAGTTAATTGACGATATTTCCAATGGCACCAAAGGGTGGACTAAAGCTGAGCGTACTCATGCTATTGCACAAGCTTTTGGGCGTGAAAACCAAGCCGCTGTTAATGCGTTAGTTGAGTCTGGTTCAGACAGTTTGCGTAAACTAACTAAGAATACAGAGGACGCTGGTGGTGCAACCAAGAAAGTTGCTGATCAATTAAATGATACTAAAGCTAACCAGATTAAGAGATTCCAGTCATCTATTCAAGTATTAGGTATTACGATTGGTGAGAAACTGTTGCCAACATTAACGCCGCTTGTAAAAGAGGCTACAGACGTTGTCAACGGATTTGCGCATATGGATTCGGCCACACAAAAAACTATTATCCATATGGGATTAGCAGTTGCAGCTGCTGGTCCATTGCTTAAAACACTGGGTGGAATCACTAAAGGATTTGGTCTTGTATCTACTGGTGTTGTAGGCGTGATTGCCAGAATCTCTGGTTGGTCAGCTAAGAATGCTGTATTGAAAGGTTCATTAGACGCAACCGCTGCTGCTACATCAAGCAACAAAACTATTGTTGATAAATTTGGTAATGCATTAAATGGCACAAGCAAAACATTGACTACAGTTAATGGAACAACGGCAACTGCTAAAACAGGATTCCAATTATTTGGTAAGAGTTTGACAGTTGCGCAGGGTGGCGTTGGTGTATTAGGAACTGCGTTAACACCATTGGGAGCTACATTAATTGGAGTTGGCGTTGCAGTTGCCGCTGGTGTTGCAGTTTGGGAACTTTGGGGTAAGAAAGCCTATGAATCTGCTAAACGTACAGCGGAATGGGGATCTGATGTTGGTACTGCTGCTGACAAGTCTCTTGGCAAGTTTAAGTCATTTGAAACTACTGCTGGCGCTTCTCTCAATAACTTTTCAATCAATGGAAAAAAATCGGCCAAAAGCGTTTCGAAAGCTTTTGACGATATGGCAAAGCAGGTTGATAGTGATGCGAAGAAAACTAACAGTGGTCTGGAAAAGTCTCTAAGCAAGTTACCAACAAGCGTGCAAGCCTTAGTCAGAAAAGGCATTGAAGAAACAGAAAAATCAAATACTAAGGCTGCTAACTCTGCTAAAAAAACAGCTGCCGAGGTTAACACGATTATGGAACATTCTGCTAAGGACCATTACCAGCTAACCAAAGATGAGGGCATCATGGTTGGCAATGCACGTCAGTCAATGGCCGACCAAGAACTTAAAGTACTTGGTATTTCTGGCAATAAGAAAAAGGCTATCTTGGCAGCAATGAATAATGATGTTAGCAAGATGACCAAAGAACAGCTTAACCAGACCCGTATTGATCTTGAGGATTCGTTGGATAAGGAAGCTGATCGGTACACTAAACAAAAGAAAGTTCTTAAAGATTACTACAAGGACGGCACAATTAGTTCCAAGGAATACAAGGCTGCTGTCAAAGAATTAGGTAGCACGCATAAGCAGACTGATGATCAGATTGTTTCTGGTCTGTATAACACAATGAAAGCCTCTGGAATGAGCACTAATGCAATGAAAACCGAGTTCTCATCATTGGGATATACCTGGTCAAGCGTTAAAAAAATTATTGATGACCAAGCTCAAAGCGCATCTAAATCTGGAAGTGCTCTTGTTAAAACAACTACTGGTATGAGTAAGAGTGTTAAGGCTGCTGCCAACACTTGGAATGAATTAATTTTTGATCCGAAAACTGGTAAAGTCAGCACAAATGCACAAGCAGAAATTAATAAGGCAACTGGTAGTTCTAAACAATGGAACGCTATTATGCTGTTGGCTAAAAAAGGGAAGCTGTCTACTAATGCTACGGAAATGGTTGCTAAGGCTGCCATTGAAAAGGGTAAATGGGATTCCATGTCGTGGAAGCAGCAGAAAGCCTTAATCCGTTCAGAAGGTGGTCAAGACCTTACTAAATTAATGATGAGTTCTGGTGAGTGGAATAAACTTAGCATGCAACAGAAAGAAGCTATTGTTAACTCAAAGGGCGGTTCTGAGCTACTAGGTTCGTTATCACAAATGGGCGTTTGGAATAAAATGACGCTCAAAGAACAAAAAATAGCATTCAACGACGCAGGAGAAAAGTCTAAAATCGTTGAGGCTGTCGGAAATGTTAGCAAATGGAATGCACTATCTCCCAAAACTCAGCAATTATTGGCAAGTAGTAATAGCCCTGCCGTTGTTGCAAAAGGTGTTAAAGATGTAAGCATGTGGAACTCATTACCAACATCCGTTAAGAATTTGCTGGCTAATGATTCTCAGGCCGCATCTGTGCTTCAAAGGGCAGGAATCAATATTGATCAATATGCTTTGAAGAAACCAGGAGAGAAGAAGTTATCTGCTAACAGTCAGGACTTAGATCAGAAATTAGCTAGTGCAAATACAAAAGTTAATGCTTTTAAAACTGGTAATGCTAACAAAAATTTAACTGCTTCTAATAACACCGGAACAGGTACTGCTAGTGCACACAATACTATTCAATCAAGATTTCTTGGGCCTAATGGTACAAAGAATTTGTTTGCTAGCAACAATGCTGGTGGTGGTTCTTCAAGCGCACACAGCACAGTTCAGAATAGTTTCTTAGGCCCAAATGGAACTAAGAAACTATTTGCATCTAACAACGCTGGTAGTGGAACATCTAGTGCACATAGCACAGTTAGCGGTTTTATGGGAAT
This window encodes:
- a CDS encoding phage major capsid protein, producing MHFSRSFFSSNKKERNTMTMKLNTKEFSNFAEKRSAYADAVKNSADVETQQTAFSAMMDALSEDSVSEITKQVNSKAAEMFSARQNDSKITNEEVEFFNAITTDVGTKEPKLLPQTVITEVFDDMVQEHPVLGLIGLQNQGISLKVIQSDAKGAIVWGKIFGDIQGQLDATFNITEADQSKATAFVALPKDIEDFGPAWIKQYVVTQITEAFAAGAESAFIVGDGNNKPIGLNRQVQKDVTVTGGVYPEKTSAGTLTFANTKTAAKELAGLIKQLSTKEDGHPVVAKGKTVLLMAPGDSLDVEAQFMVQNLAGQFVTAMPFGLTTAESEFVPEGKVIAFVQGRYNAYQAGSLSIQSFDQTLAMEDMDLYVAKQFFFGKAKDNNAAVVYDLALATPGTTTNEPTTGGEEGTAKA
- a CDS encoding phage head-tail connector protein: MADQALKNADLVQQLKTKLRIFHNVDDQRLDRMIEVSKQVIARDTGYEEIDDPKFIELVLERCRYDYNDSLEFFNANFQSNLLSLSLDGYVPSEEGETDGD
- a CDS encoding major tail protein, which produces MLVGFKRLTTQIFDDNGKPKGDPIVIEGKQNKGATTKADISGLSKDPTKVAGSDITYYISRTGVGDVKADLGLLDVPEDEVDLLLGWLASESGISYLGETTEAPYASMLLESSDGHGNVALLGFFRGTFSRDKVSMESLDPSETFKPEADDWSYSAMASDADDETKGQYIGKYAGSDAETISKLRSQVLRTSDTAEVPTPPKA
- the gpG gene encoding phage tail assembly chaperone G — its product is MSKPVKIDLMINGELKHFEDDFVPFSKHIEMLEMNEKVSEGETSQVDWFKQKAAFVASLFRDPEVTGKSVINGLSAATADDDMETVIAEMLGIDPNEVAEIPTA
- a CDS encoding phage tail tape measure protein, with product MAEPLGQMVIELGLDSSAFGKGLTGAKQQVKYAMAEMKSGMSVMSASGRQLDVLQQKQRGLTNVMTAQERVVRSLKQSYDNSFVNGKATTQTGKLATQLQNATSKLASFKTQLANNAGAMAKMRVETTGWTGALNKIGQGATSVGTKMSAMGSAVNRVSGPVALGLGLAAKAAVDFDSQISAMGPLLTNGGAVTAKFKAQLDQLSDSSKKWSTQYGISTTDINDAMSEMIKRGFSTKQVMGSMPAVLDASKASGESLGTVMQATASIVEQFGLKTNSVKGTMKNTQMVTDSLTYAANATAAGFGDMSEAMSYVGPVAKGLGLSVQETAAAIGILSNRGIEGQKAGTNLRGMLTSLVKPTKQNTAAFKSMGMSAKDLNEDSHNLPKLIDDISNGTKGWTKAERTHAIAQAFGRENQAAVNALVESGSDSLRKLTKNTEDAGGATKKVADQLNDTKANQIKRFQSSIQVLGITIGEKLLPTLTPLVKEATDVVNGFAHMDSATQKTIIHMGLAVAAAGPLLKTLGGITKGFGLVSTGVVGVIARISGWSAKNAVLKGSLDATAAATSSNKTIVDKFGNALNGTSKTLTTVNGTTATAKTGFQLFGKSLTVAQGGVGVLGTALTPLGATLIGVGVAVAAGVAVWELWGKKAYESAKRTAEWGSDVGTAADKSLGKFKSFETTAGASLNNFSINGKKSAKSVSKAFDDMAKQVDSDAKKTNSGLEKSLSKLPTSVQALVRKGIEETEKSNTKAANSAKKTAAEVNTIMEHSAKDHYQLTKDEGIMVGNARQSMADQELKVLGISGNKKKAILAAMNNDVSKMTKEQLNQTRIDLEDSLDKEADRYTKQKKVLKDYYKDGTISSKEYKAAVKELGSTHKQTDDQIVSGLYNTMKASGMSTNAMKTEFSSLGYTWSSVKKIIDDQAQSASKSGSALVKTTTGMSKSVKAAANTWNELIFDPKTGKVSTNAQAEINKATGSSKQWNAIMLLAKKGKLSTNATEMVAKAAIEKGKWDSMSWKQQKALIRSEGGQDLTKLMMSSGEWNKLSMQQKEAIVNSKGGSELLGSLSQMGVWNKMTLKEQKIAFNDAGEKSKIVEAVGNVSKWNALSPKTQQLLASSNSPAVVAKGVKDVSMWNSLPTSVKNLLANDSQAASVLQRAGINIDQYALKKPGEKKLSANSQDLDQKLASANTKVNAFKTGNANKNLTASNNTGTGTASAHNTIQSRFLGPNGTKNLFASNNAGGGSSSAHSTVQNSFLGPNGTKKLFASNNAGSGTSSAHSTVSGFMGMNATKSIKASNGTGGGVSSARSSINSVHGKSVTITAVFNAVAHGTKALLKKFGLKNGTTNFQGGYATVNDQLGGTFRELVKLPTGETFIPHGRNVTIPLPQHARVIPANKTARMFPGLPQFAKGLNVPSDADIVRQPKQIVQEVQTNSNVTDNSSVITGLVSQVKSLTDNLNSLISVIQNQNSKEVAVILDNGIMARGVAPLITRIQEQDVKRQTRLRGGRQ